The Paenibacillus sp. G2S3 region AGTGGTGGGAAGGTCATTATAGGGAATTTCTCCCTATAAATTTCAGAAAAAGCCCTTTTTGTGGAGTAATCTATGCATTTATAGGGAGGAATTCCCTATATATCGGATTTTAGTGCGTATATTGAGTAATTATAGGGATGATTTCCCTTTAATTTAACTTGTCACCTTGAGATTAATGCTTCGAAGGTTAGATCTGTTTCTATGTTAACAAGAAGAGAAGCTTTAGCAAGGGATAGGAATAAGTAGTGGATAGAAAAAGAACTCGAAATTGAGTTCGAAGAGTAGTTTTGCTAAGCTAAAAGGTCTAGCTACTAGTAGGATATGAATGCGATATGAATGAGAAGTGGATCCGATATACATGAGGTACAAATGAGATAGGATTGAAATAAAAAAGCATCCCGAATGTGGGATGCTTTTTGGTGTTGTTTAGACACTTGTTATGTGTGCATTAGAATAATAAGTTTAAAATCCGAGTAAAGGATTAAATCCGAGTTAAAAGATTAGAATCCAAGTAAAGGATTAAAGTCGATAGAAGTTTTCTCAAGTATAGGCAAGCTAATTACTGAGATGATTGCTGTCATTGGAGGCGCCGCCAGTTATAGCGGCGTATTCCACTAGCGCGGCCTGACCGGCTGGGGTCAGGGTATAGCGTCCACGGCTGACACGGTGAAACCAGCCGTAGTAGTTGTGCTGCAGCATAGCGGCGGCGTTCGGTACGCCGCTACGCTTCCGCAGCTCGGCCGGAGAGATCCCGGCCGAGCGAGCGCTTGAGGCAGCGCTAGGGGCACCGCTTCGCGTGCCAGCCGCCGCTGCTCCTGTGCTGCCGTGTTCCCGGCAGCATGCCCCTCCGGCGCTGAGCTCAGCGCCGGGGCTCGTTCAGCGGTGCCTGCCGCTGAACGTCGGGCCGCTGCGAGCGAAGCCTTCGCAGCGGCCTTCTCGGCAGCGACGGCGGCTTCCGCCTCCGCTGCTTGCAGAGAAAGCGCGACACGCAGCGCTTTCTCGCGGTAGGCCGTCACGAGCTTGACGCGCGTGCTGCCACCGATGTTGTAGTCTCCGCTGCGCTCGCGAAACTCATAGAGCAGGCGCTCGCGCCGCCGCTTGTTGCTGCGCTGCGCTGGCGGCGTCTCGTCCGGCTCGACGAGCACCTCGACCAGCGGGGCTTTGGTCTTATAAAAAACAACGGTGACCAGTCCGAGACCGAGACGGCGGCATAACCCGCTAAGCTCGCCCCAGCGCTGGTTTACCGCTCCTTTTTTATCACGGACACGTTCCACTGCGAGATAGACCGTAGGACTGAGTTTTAGCCGCTCCACCCCTTGCAGAAGCAAGGCGAGGTTGAACGATTTTTTCATCTCTACGATTAGAGGGTGCTCTAAATCCTCACGAATACCCACCAAGTCGCAAGTCCGAACCTCACCCTTGATGCTGTATCCTTGCTTTTCAAAAAAAACCTTTAAAGGAGCATACAGCTCCGTTTCATGTCGTACCGCCATAGTGTCACTCCCGTAGCCCTTTATTTTCGGGTTCCCATTAAGGTTTTACTGCCTTTTTATGATTCTCTATTATAGCACAGCAAAAAAGAGGTCAACTATTCCGCGCTTGCCGCATAGGTATGTAATACACTTTTTAACGCTATAGGAGAGCAAGTAGGAGCGCAAGAGGAGGCAGCGAGCAATGGATATTTTTGAGCGAATAGCTTCGTATCGGGCTGAGAACGACCGTTTGGCGTGGAGCGGGACCTTCAAGCAGTATATAGAACTTTTGAGAAAAGACCCCTCTCCCGCTAAGACCGCTCACTCCCGCGTTTATGACATGATTAAGTCGCACGGCGTAGAGGACATAAACGGACGCAAACGCTATAAGTTTTTTGAACAGGAGATTTTTGGACTTGATCGTGCAGTCGAAAAGTTGGTCGAGGAATATTTTCATTCTGCAGCACGCCGGCTTGATGTTCGTAAACGGATTTTACTATTGATGGGACCTGTCAGTGGGGGGAAATCGACCCTAGTCACGCTGTTAAAAAGAGGTTTGGAACAATACTCGCGGACCGATGCGGGTGCGGTATATGCGATTGAGGGCTGCCCGATGCATGAAGATCCACTACATTTGATTCCCCTGGAGCTTCGTCCAGAGATTGAAAAAGAACTCGGTGTGCGTATTGAGGGCAACTTGTGCCCGTCCTGCCAAATGCGGCTGAGAAATGATTATGCGGGAGATATTGAGCAGGTGAAAGTGGCTCGTGTCATTTTGTCAGAAGAAGAGCGGGTAGGTATTGGTACCTTTAGTCCATCCGATCCGAAGTCGCAAGATATCGCCGATTTGACAGGAAGTATCGACTTTTCGACCATCACTGAATTTGGTTCGGAATCCGATCCGCGCGCTTACCGTTTTGACGGAGAGCTCAATAAAGCTAACCGTGGACTGATGGAGTTTCAGGAAATGCTCAAATGCGATGAAAAGTTTCTGTGGAACCTGCTGTCACTGACGCAAGAAGGCAATTTCAAGGCTGGTCGATTCGCGCTGATCAGTGCGGATGAAATGATCATAGCTCACACCAATGAAACCGAGTATAAGTCGTTTATTTCTAATAAAAAGAATGAAGCGCTCCAGTCCCGTATGATTGTCATGCCTGTTCCGTATAACCTTAGAGTATCGGAAGAGGAAAAAATCTACGCGAAGCTGATCGCCCAGAGTGATATGAACCATGTGCATATTGCGCCGCATGCGCTACGTGCCGCTGCTATTTTCTCAATCCTAACCCGTCTGAAAGAAAGCAAAAAACAAGGCATGGATCTGATCAAAAAGCTTCGCATGTATGATGGTGAAGAGGTCGAGGGCTACAAAGAAGCAGATCTTAAGGAGATGCAAACGGAGTATTTGGATGAGGGCATGTCCGGAATTGATCCGCGGTATGTTATCAACCGGATTTCCAGCGCTTTGATCAAAGGTGATCTGCAGTGCATGAACGCACTGGATGTGCTTCGGGCAATTAAAGACGGCCTGGATCAGCATCCATCGATTACGAAAGAGGAGCGGGAGCGTTATTTGAACTTCATCTCCATTGCTCGCAAGGAATATGACATTCTGGCCAAGAGCGAAGTGCAAAAGGCCTTCGTCTACTCCTTCGAGGAATCCGCCAAGACATTATTTGAGAATTATCTCGATAATATCGAAGCCTTCTGCAATTGGTCCAAAATCCGCGATCCGCTTACGGATGAGGAAATGGAGCCAGATGAGCGGTTAATGCGTTCGATTGAAGAGCAAATTGGCATCTCCGAGAATGCGAAAAAAGCGTTCCGTGAAGAGATTTTGATCCGTATTTCCGCGTATTCACGCAAAGGGAAGAAATTTGAGTACAACAACCATGACCGCCTGCGGGAAGCGATTGAGAAGAAGCTATTCACAGATCTCAAAGATATCGTCAAAATCACCACCTCGTCCAAAACGCCGGATGAAAGTCAGCTCAAACGGATCAACGAGGTATGTGCTAGACTGATTGATGGGCACCACTACTGCCCAATTTGCGCCAATGAGCTGCTGAAGTATGTGGGAAGTCTGCTTAATCGGTAAAAAAGAGTTCCTTTATGCGGCAGGGTGTTCCAAAAGCCATAAAAGTGGCTGCGGAGCACCCTTTTTTGCCCTTTTTTTAATTCCTCCTGTTACCCTCCTTCTGTTGATCTAAACGCCTCCGACCCCCCATCTGACTAATTTGGTTGTTACACGTAGGAAGATCGGAGCTGCTAAAGGACACAGATGACCCTAAAAGTTGATTTTGAGCACATTTAGAAGGTTATCGGACTCCATAGACGCTATTAGCAGGAAAAATGCTAAATATGACCCACTTATTGAGTAATAGCTGCACTGGAGTCCGAAACTCCGCTCAAAAGGCGATATTTTTGCAAATAACTTCATCTGGGTCCGAAAGCGAATGGGGATCGATGCATTTCATGATTGGGACAAGCTCTTGTTGTTGTACAGTAATCATGCAGCTCAGCAAAACAGGAACAATTCTCTTCACTCGCAGTTGATATAATGAAATCACCGTACGGGGGAAGGCTGGTGCTGCACTTGAATTACAGTAAAGATATAGAGAAATGTGTTGAATATATTGAAGCTCATATCAAAGAAAATATAACCGTGGAAGAAATAGCCGCTGAGGTTGGATATTCGGTGTTTCATTTTTGCCGAGTGTTCAGCTTATGCAAGGAAATGTCCGTGATGGAATATGTGCGGAGCCGGAAATTATCTTTAGCGTCGATTGAATTGTTTGCCGGTAGAAGGATCATTGATATTGCGCTGGACTATGGTTTTGAGACACAAAGTGGATTTACTAAGGCCTTCCGCAAGGCTTTTGGCTATAGTCCGACACAATATGCCGCAAGGATGGACGGATTTGCTAAAGGAAAAACAATTGAAATCGGAGGTTATATTATGAAGCCTGTTATTGTTCGCAAGCCTGCATTTAAGGTCGCTGGTTATGGGATCCAAACTAATGTTGCGGGAAGTATGTACACTAAGGATGTTGCTTCTTTTTGGAGCCATTATGAAGGTGAGAATTTGGAGTCCAAAATGTATAAACTACTAAACCCGCCTAAACACGGAGAAGTCGGTTTGTGTATACCATCCTCGGATAATGGCAATGCGACCTATCTTCTGGGTGTTATTGTGGAGGACTACTCCAAGGTGGAAGATGATATGTTGACGATGGATGTGCCTGAAGCCGAGTATGCTGTGTTCACAACACCGCCAGTGGACACTACAACGGATATTGAACAAGTGGAATTTGTGCAGGTCATAAAAAGCACTTGGAAATATATCTTCGAAGAATGGTTTAAGGATAGTGGCTACGTCTATGATGACAGTAAGCTGGATTTCGAGTTCTATGACGAACGCTGCCATTCGCGGCCAGATACGGTGATGGAGATTTATGTTCCTGTGAAAAAATCGACTGAATGATTTAAACGAAATTCTCATAGCAAATGCTGCTCGGTGATGATCGTAACTTCGGGGAATGTTTGGACTTTCGGTCGCTGTTGTCTCTGGATTTATTGATTATTCCTTAGCGGATTAAATCCAGAAACAAAGGCGAACGCTACGCTCCTACAGTTCCAAACTTCCCCTACGTTACTTTCACCTCAGCAGCATTTGCCATGTTCTAATTATTCAGTCGATACGGGGTGTCGACGCAAGAAGGTCCGCAGCGGGTTATACGCTGCGGGCTTTCTCATTTATTCAAGCTGAAGATGGATTGATTAGGACATGATTGACGGTTATCCCCTCCCGTAGTCTAATAGAGTCAATTAGACGTGTAACTTGATAATCTAGGGGAGTGGAACAGATGATTAGAGAAGCGAAGGTAGAGGACTGGCAAGACATAGCTGAATTATTAGAACAACTGGATTATCCAGAAACTAAGGCGTTCTTGCAAGAAAAAATAGAGAAGCTAATCCTGCATCCGGACGAGGAGCTATTAGTTTTTGAGGAAGATCATAAAGTAGTCGCTTGCATTTCCATGCATTACATACCTCAATTAGGACTTGCGGGAGATACTGCAATCATAAGTTATCTCGTGGTAAGTAATGCCATTAGGAGCAAGGGAATTGGACGGCTGCTTGAGGAATATTGCACTGATTTAGCTAGAAAAAGAAACTGTGACCGAATTCAAGTACATTGTCACTCCAGAAGAACTGATGCGCATAGATTTTATGCTCGACAAGGATTTACTGAGGCTCCGAAATATTTTTCAAAGATGTTAAATGAATCTGAATAATCAATAGGCATAATAAAGAGCGGTAGATCAGGACGTACTACGCGTCCTGGTCTGCCGCTTTATTTTTCAAGTAATAGAGCACTCTTCACTTAGTCCACTTTTAAATAAACTTCCGCTGCACCTTCTTGCCATCATACGAGAACCGCGCCTTTTTATCCTCCACGACGGTCTGTAGATGAACGGTGCGCCCCCATAAGGAGTAAATATGCGGGAGTGTGCGCTCGAGGTACTTCAGATCCAGCTCGATACTTTCATAGCGGTGGGTGATAAATAATTCGCCATTCTTCTCGAAGTCGGCATCCTCAATGACCAAGTAAGGAGACCCGCCATTGACTCGAGCGAGTACCAGTTGATCACGTACGTTTTCCCATGCTTTGTCGGTGATTTTCCATTCCGGGCCTTTTTTCTCAAAAACATAAAGATCGAGGTCGTTCACCAGTTCCTTGGACAGATAGCTACGGATAAAAGAGGTATCAGACTCCAATTCGCGAACCTCAAATATTTTCTCGCGGTCCCAGCGGCGTTCGATGTCTTCAAAGATTTTTAGTCCCAGGTAGTATGGATTCAGGCTTTGCCGTGAAGGCTGCACGACGGAGGAATTTAGTTTAGCGTATTCTACGGTTTCCTCAACCGTCAGATCCAGTTCACGGACGATGCGCTGATGCCAGTACGAAGCCCAGCCTTCGTTCATGATCTTCGTCTCCATCTGCGGCCAGAAGTAGAGCATTTCATCATGGAGCATCGTCATAATGTCGCGTTGCCAATCCTCCAAGACGGTGGAATATTGCTGGATGAACCAGACAATATCTTTTTCCGGCTCAGGTGGGAAAGCACGGTTTCCGGATGGTGCTTCCTGTGGCCCAGAATTGCTCTTGTCTAGATTCCATAACTCGTCATACGGATTAGTTGATTTGGATCCACCCGGAGGAGCATCCTTGAGTTCTTTCATTTTGGCTTCCAGCAGATGGGTCTTACCTAGCTTGCGCGGCTGGATCAGGCTGGGATCTATATGCTCTTGAATGGCCAGCACCGAATCAATGAACTTCTCCACAGCATCGGTGCCGTAGGTTACTGAATAACCGGCGATTCGGTCCGCTGTAGCCGACATGCTCTCGACCATATCCCGGTTGGACATGGAGAAACGCATATTATTTTTGAAAAAATCACAGTGCGCCAGCACGTGAGCTACAATCAGCTTGTTCTGAATCAGGGAGTTTCCGTCGAGCAGGAAGGCATAACAAGGGTTAGAGTTAATGACGAGCTCGTATATTTTACTCAGCCCGAAATCGTATTGGGATTTCATTTTGTGAAACGTTTTTCCGAAGCTCCAGTGACCAAATCGTGTAGGCATTCCATAAGCACCGAATGTATAAATAATATCGGCAGGGCATATTTCATAACGCATAGGATAAAAATCCAAGCCAAAGCCAGTAGCTATTTCCGTAATTTCAGCAATCGCCCGCTCCAGCGCATTAATTTCTTCGCTTGGCATGATTCTGTGCTCCCTCCTATCATTCTGTAGATCCAACCTGAATAAACCCTCACGAAATGGGGTTTGGCTTCAAATAGATGGGTCGATCAATGTAGTTCATATTATGTATATGGATGGGGGAAGGGCATTATGACGAACTCTTCCTCGCTGTCACTGTATGTGGAAATTCCATCTTTAAGTTGGAAGCTACAGTATTGCAAATTTAATTTAATTAAATATAAATAAGTTTAAATGAACATCGTTTCGGTATTTACAATCGCCAATGCATGTGCTACTTTAGCGATGTAACCGTATTCATATATAGATTTGTTAAATGATTAATGAAAATATAAATCTTGTTTGGACCATTTCTTATTTAGCCTAAATCTAACAAATGGGAGGGATAGGGTGGAAAGCTTATTCGGTTGACGTTGTGAGATACAGAAATGAGCAGATGCACTGAGTATAGCTGCACATCCCAGTGTCAGCTCCTCAGTTATTATGATTATGGAGGTAAAAATGCGCAAATTCAAAATAAACATTTTATGGAAATTTCTACTTTCATATATCATTGTCTTGTTGTTGCCGCTTTCTGTTATTATTTTTTATTACTATCCATATTCCAATTCGATTGTAAAGAATAATATATTGGACTGGAATACACATATTACCGAGCAAGTAGCCAGCAGTATGGATCTGTTTATGCGGCCGATCTATTCTCTTCCTACTTCGATTGTAGCTAATCCTGAGATCAAATTATCCCTTTTAAAAAATGATGCATACCAGAGATACGTCGTAGCTAATGAGATGAAGAAATACAAAACAACGGATACCCTCTTGAATGATACTTTCTTATATATCAAACAAAGTGGGTATCTGTTCTCAAGTACAGGGTATATCTATGAGCTGGAGCGCTTTATGAATCCCAAAAATGGCTATGTATATACTTCTTGGAGTCAAGAGCATTTCAGCCAAGAGATCAATGAAATCAACTCGATTCAAGTTCGTCCATCAGAGGATGTTACCATTCTTGGCGAAGGCCGAGTTAAGATGATTACGGTGATGCTTCCTCTTCCTCTAGGCGTCGACCAATCCGAAGGCTGCGTCATCTATATGATCAGGCATGATACGATCGAACGAATGATGAAATCAGTGTCTAATAGCTATTCAGGTGATTTCATCATTCTTGATCAACATAACAACCCTATCTTCTCACTCAACCAACGTGATGATTTGCGTGATGCGAATTTCAAGCAATTTATTCAACAGCTGCAAGCATCGCCATCAGGCGGTGAAATGGATTATGACGGAGAAGCTTATATTGCCTCCCAGACCGTTTCCAAGCAGAATGGCTGGAAATACATAAGCATGAATCCGCTGGAATCGATACTTCTAGAGACGAAGGAAACGCAGCGCAATACAATCATTCTGGTTATATCCATCCTACTCACTGAGATCATTATCATCTATTTATCCATCCGTAATAATTACGCCCCGATTAAGTCTCTTGTCCAATTCTCCAGGCATGCATTTAAAGGCAACACGGAGAGTGGTGGCAATGAGTTTGATATTATACGCTCCACAATCCAGAATCTGTTCCAGTCAAAAGAGCAATTAGACCGGAATGTCCAAAGCATCGTTCCGAAGTTACGCGATAATATTCTATATGAAATCATAAGTGGACAGTACTCTTCACTCCAAGACATGCTGCTAGAGGCAAAGTCCTATGGCATCACCTTTACGTATGCGAAATGCACGACTGTGGTCATCAATGTGGTTGGAGATATCGAGCAAGTATTTGAAATTGTGAAGAGCGTTGAATTACAGCCCGAGGACGCACTGGAAGGGTATTTTATTCGAAGTATTCATAATGATGATATTCTATTTATTTCCACACATACAGCGGAGCAAGCATTACGGGAGATGTTCATGAAGCTACAGGGTGAGATTGAATGGGTTACCGGTGCTAAGCTTGTGATCGGAATAGGAAATACCGTTGATAATCCAGGTGAATTTCACGCTTCCTATATTAATGCGCTTAGAACAGTCGAACATTTGCGCATCAAGAATGAAGATTCCATCCTGTCCTTTCATGATCTGATGCAGCTGCGGAATGAGCCTGTACCTTATCCAGCAGAAACGATACAATCGCTGGAATTGTTCATCATGACGGGTGATGTCACCGAAGTGCAGAACACCGTTCATCGACTCATTGAATTTCTTCAACATGATCGAACGCCTCCTTATATAATTCGGGCTGTATTTGTAAATATCTCGACCATTATATTAAACAATCTGATCCGTTTGAAGCATCAGGGGAATATGGAGCAGCTTGGGATCACATCGTTTCATAATCGAATTACGGTAGCCCAAATCACTGAGATTTTAGAGAAAAGCGCGGATATATTATGTGAATTGATGGCTAGTTCACGTACTTCCTCTAAGGCTGCTACATTGGATGAAGTGCTTCAATATATTCAAGAGAATCAGTTCGATATCAACTTCTCACTACAAGCTGTTGCCGATCACTTTGGAATGTCAGTGTCGAATTTTAGCCACTATTTCAAGAAGAACGCCGGGCAGAACTTTAAAGATTTTATGGATGGGCGCCGAATCAATCATTCGAAGCAGCTGCTTATCCATTCCGATGAAACCATTGATTGGATTGCAGGCAAGGTGGGCTATACTAACCCTTCCAGCTTTATTCGCGCCTTCAAAAAACATGTAGGGGTCACACCTGGGCAATTCAGATTGTTTAACAAGTGAATGTCTTCTTGTCTATTGTAGATATAAGCTAAGGGGGGGTTCAATATGCGAGGAATGAGACGATGGGTTGTAGTGGTATGTATGCTTATGCTACCGGTGATTACTCTGCTTCAGGGATGCAGTGCGAATAATGAGTCTGACTATGCTAGAGAGCACATTGCAGAGTTGCAAGACAGGGTACAGATTAGCGTGATGACACCTACACATCAGCTATCCAAGAATCTTCAGGATATTCCTTATTTGAATCACATCGCTTCTGATGCAAACATTCATGTGAACTGGATGCAGAAACGTAACGGATGGGAAGAAGCGAAAAGCGCTGCTCTGACAAGCGGAGAATTGCCTGATGCTTTTTTGGCTGGATTGACCGATCAGGATATCATCGGGAATAAGGATGAATTCGTAGACCTTAGCGAATATATCGATAAATATGCCCCGAATATCAAGAGAATGTTTGAGGAAGTTCCCGAAACCAAACGGGTGAGTACATTTCCGAATGGGATGATGTATTCTCTTCCCGGTGTAAGACCGATTAATACAGATAGCTATAATGTCTTGATGATTAATAAGAAATGGCTGGATAAGCTAGGGCTGACAGAACCGACCACGCTGGATGAACTGCGCGAGGTATTAAGCGCCTTTCGCAATGGAGATCCCAATGGCAACGGGAAGCAGGATGAGCTTGGAATGGACTGGTGGGCAGGTGCTGGAGGAAGTCTGGGGAGCAGAGGTCTATTTAGTGTGACCAGTTTGCTCGGCGCTTATGGAGTGACGGATAATTTCACCGAAGAAATGATCGGAGTGACGAAAGGGCAGATCCGCTTTTTGTTCGAAAGTGATGAATATAAGAGCCTAGTCTCTTACCTGGCAGAGCTCTGGAAGGAAAAGCTGATCAATCCTGATGTGTTCACGCAAGATTATTCCGGGATGAAAGCGAGTGCGCAACAAGATGATGTGGCAACGGTTGGTGTGACCTTCGGCTGGTCATTAACAGATCGTGTAGGTAAATGGGCCGATGAATATGTGGCTTTACCGCCTCTGCGTAGCAGTATTAATGTGGAGGCATTATGGCCAACGAGTCCTTCTCGCGTAAGAATAACAACCAATCTGTTTAGCATGACAACAGCTAACCCGCATCCTATCGAGACCATTCAATGGATCGATCAATTCTACTCCGAGGAAAATTCGATCCAAGGCTATTACGGCTCCATACCTGATTATGTGACTAAGGAGCCTGACGGCATATATACCATAGTTCCCGCTCCAGAAGGTGATCAGGATACACAGCAATGGACGAATGCTCTCGTGGATAATGGTCCGCTATACTTTTCGCAGTCATTGGAGAACAAAACGATTGTTCCTCCCGCGGTAACGATACGAAGAGAATTGGACAGCATCTATAAAGCTTATGAGCCTAAACCTGAGGACATCTATCCGATGATAAAATTTTCGTCAGAGGAGCTTAATGAGATGGCCTTGGCCAAATCGGATATATTTAAACTGGTGGATGAGAAATTTGCGGAATGGATTATGAATTCAACTATAGATAAAGAATGGGATCAGTACATTAATCAGCTGAAACAAATAGGATTGCCAGTACTGTACAGAATATATCAACAGGGGTATGAGGATTATTATGCTCAACCAAATTTGAACGTCAACAATAATTGAAAACGCATTCAAAAAAATACCCGAAATCTCCGTTTTGTTAACGCTTTCAAAAATTGTGAATGCTTAAATTCTTGTTCGTATACAGCTGCCTCAATCCCGGTTTAAAGTTGCGTTGTAGCCTTCATGTGAAATGCGAGCAGCTAGAAACAATAAAGGGTATTCCCGTTGCTCGCCTCGCAG contains the following coding sequences:
- a CDS encoding DUF2161 family putative PD-(D/E)XK-type phosphodiesterase, whose protein sequence is MLQHNYYGWFHRVSRGRYTLTPAGQAALVEYAAITGGASNDSNHLSN
- a CDS encoding DUF2161 family putative PD-(D/E)XK-type phosphodiesterase gives rise to the protein MAVRHETELYAPLKVFFEKQGYSIKGEVRTCDLVGIREDLEHPLIVEMKKSFNLALLLQGVERLKLSPTVYLAVERVRDKKGAVNQRWGELSGLCRRLGLGLVTVVFYKTKAPLVEVLVEPDETPPAQRSNKRRRERLLYEFRERSGDYNIGGSTRVKLVTAYREKALRVALSLQAAEAEAAVAAEKAAAKASLAAARRSAAGTAERAPALSSAPEGHAAGNTAAQEQRRLAREAVPLALPQALARPGSLRPSCGSVAAYRTPPLCCSTTTTAGFTVSAVDAIP
- a CDS encoding PrkA family serine protein kinase, yielding MDIFERIASYRAENDRLAWSGTFKQYIELLRKDPSPAKTAHSRVYDMIKSHGVEDINGRKRYKFFEQEIFGLDRAVEKLVEEYFHSAARRLDVRKRILLLMGPVSGGKSTLVTLLKRGLEQYSRTDAGAVYAIEGCPMHEDPLHLIPLELRPEIEKELGVRIEGNLCPSCQMRLRNDYAGDIEQVKVARVILSEEERVGIGTFSPSDPKSQDIADLTGSIDFSTITEFGSESDPRAYRFDGELNKANRGLMEFQEMLKCDEKFLWNLLSLTQEGNFKAGRFALISADEMIIAHTNETEYKSFISNKKNEALQSRMIVMPVPYNLRVSEEEKIYAKLIAQSDMNHVHIAPHALRAAAIFSILTRLKESKKQGMDLIKKLRMYDGEEVEGYKEADLKEMQTEYLDEGMSGIDPRYVINRISSALIKGDLQCMNALDVLRAIKDGLDQHPSITKEERERYLNFISIARKEYDILAKSEVQKAFVYSFEESAKTLFENYLDNIEAFCNWSKIRDPLTDEEMEPDERLMRSIEEQIGISENAKKAFREEILIRISAYSRKGKKFEYNNHDRLREAIEKKLFTDLKDIVKITTSSKTPDESQLKRINEVCARLIDGHHYCPICANELLKYVGSLLNR
- a CDS encoding AraC family transcriptional regulator, yielding MKSPYGGRLVLHLNYSKDIEKCVEYIEAHIKENITVEEIAAEVGYSVFHFCRVFSLCKEMSVMEYVRSRKLSLASIELFAGRRIIDIALDYGFETQSGFTKAFRKAFGYSPTQYAARMDGFAKGKTIEIGGYIMKPVIVRKPAFKVAGYGIQTNVAGSMYTKDVASFWSHYEGENLESKMYKLLNPPKHGEVGLCIPSSDNGNATYLLGVIVEDYSKVEDDMLTMDVPEAEYAVFTTPPVDTTTDIEQVEFVQVIKSTWKYIFEEWFKDSGYVYDDSKLDFEFYDERCHSRPDTVMEIYVPVKKSTE
- a CDS encoding GNAT family N-acetyltransferase — encoded protein: MIREAKVEDWQDIAELLEQLDYPETKAFLQEKIEKLILHPDEELLVFEEDHKVVACISMHYIPQLGLAGDTAIISYLVVSNAIRSKGIGRLLEEYCTDLARKRNCDRIQVHCHSRRTDAHRFYARQGFTEAPKYFSKMLNESE
- a CDS encoding SpoVR family protein, with the translated sequence MPSEEINALERAIAEITEIATGFGLDFYPMRYEICPADIIYTFGAYGMPTRFGHWSFGKTFHKMKSQYDFGLSKIYELVINSNPCYAFLLDGNSLIQNKLIVAHVLAHCDFFKNNMRFSMSNRDMVESMSATADRIAGYSVTYGTDAVEKFIDSVLAIQEHIDPSLIQPRKLGKTHLLEAKMKELKDAPPGGSKSTNPYDELWNLDKSNSGPQEAPSGNRAFPPEPEKDIVWFIQQYSTVLEDWQRDIMTMLHDEMLYFWPQMETKIMNEGWASYWHQRIVRELDLTVEETVEYAKLNSSVVQPSRQSLNPYYLGLKIFEDIERRWDREKIFEVRELESDTSFIRSYLSKELVNDLDLYVFEKKGPEWKITDKAWENVRDQLVLARVNGGSPYLVIEDADFEKNGELFITHRYESIELDLKYLERTLPHIYSLWGRTVHLQTVVEDKKARFSYDGKKVQRKFI
- a CDS encoding helix-turn-helix domain-containing protein encodes the protein MRKFKINILWKFLLSYIIVLLLPLSVIIFYYYPYSNSIVKNNILDWNTHITEQVASSMDLFMRPIYSLPTSIVANPEIKLSLLKNDAYQRYVVANEMKKYKTTDTLLNDTFLYIKQSGYLFSSTGYIYELERFMNPKNGYVYTSWSQEHFSQEINEINSIQVRPSEDVTILGEGRVKMITVMLPLPLGVDQSEGCVIYMIRHDTIERMMKSVSNSYSGDFIILDQHNNPIFSLNQRDDLRDANFKQFIQQLQASPSGGEMDYDGEAYIASQTVSKQNGWKYISMNPLESILLETKETQRNTIILVISILLTEIIIIYLSIRNNYAPIKSLVQFSRHAFKGNTESGGNEFDIIRSTIQNLFQSKEQLDRNVQSIVPKLRDNILYEIISGQYSSLQDMLLEAKSYGITFTYAKCTTVVINVVGDIEQVFEIVKSVELQPEDALEGYFIRSIHNDDILFISTHTAEQALREMFMKLQGEIEWVTGAKLVIGIGNTVDNPGEFHASYINALRTVEHLRIKNEDSILSFHDLMQLRNEPVPYPAETIQSLELFIMTGDVTEVQNTVHRLIEFLQHDRTPPYIIRAVFVNISTIILNNLIRLKHQGNMEQLGITSFHNRITVAQITEILEKSADILCELMASSRTSSKAATLDEVLQYIQENQFDINFSLQAVADHFGMSVSNFSHYFKKNAGQNFKDFMDGRRINHSKQLLIHSDETIDWIAGKVGYTNPSSFIRAFKKHVGVTPGQFRLFNK
- a CDS encoding extracellular solute-binding protein codes for the protein MRGMRRWVVVVCMLMLPVITLLQGCSANNESDYAREHIAELQDRVQISVMTPTHQLSKNLQDIPYLNHIASDANIHVNWMQKRNGWEEAKSAALTSGELPDAFLAGLTDQDIIGNKDEFVDLSEYIDKYAPNIKRMFEEVPETKRVSTFPNGMMYSLPGVRPINTDSYNVLMINKKWLDKLGLTEPTTLDELREVLSAFRNGDPNGNGKQDELGMDWWAGAGGSLGSRGLFSVTSLLGAYGVTDNFTEEMIGVTKGQIRFLFESDEYKSLVSYLAELWKEKLINPDVFTQDYSGMKASAQQDDVATVGVTFGWSLTDRVGKWADEYVALPPLRSSINVEALWPTSPSRVRITTNLFSMTTANPHPIETIQWIDQFYSEENSIQGYYGSIPDYVTKEPDGIYTIVPAPEGDQDTQQWTNALVDNGPLYFSQSLENKTIVPPAVTIRRELDSIYKAYEPKPEDIYPMIKFSSEELNEMALAKSDIFKLVDEKFAEWIMNSTIDKEWDQYINQLKQIGLPVLYRIYQQGYEDYYAQPNLNVNNN